In Ruminococcaceae bacterium BL-6, a genomic segment contains:
- a CDS encoding conserved protein of unknown function (Evidence 4 : Unknown function but conserved in other organisms) has product MGGKKLGRPTDNPKNIVLKIRLDKDTSHKLEHCSGKMKVPKAEVVRQGIHKMYDDLQKK; this is encoded by the coding sequence ATGGGCGGAAAGAAATTAGGTCGTCCAACGGATAATCCCAAAAACATCGTTTTGAAAATCCGTCTTGACAAAGATACTTCCCACAAGCTGGAACATTGCAGCGGGAAAATGAAAGTACCGAAAGCCGAAGTAGTCAGACAGGGGATTCATAAGATGTACGACGACCTCCAGAAAAAATGA